Proteins encoded in a region of the Vicia villosa cultivar HV-30 ecotype Madison, WI linkage group LG5, Vvil1.0, whole genome shotgun sequence genome:
- the LOC131604410 gene encoding protein FAR1-RELATED SEQUENCE 5-like, which translates to MENKYPEAVVTDGDGAMREAIKKFYPDATHQLCAWHLNKNGGENVKSSQFIDGFKNAIYSNFTTEQFKEFWWEMVKENELEGKAWVAKTYENKSLWAIAYLHDKFFGCIRTTSQREAVNAIIKSYVQKKGCIFEFMHNFEQALRDYKNNELVADFKSKFSDPVLTTHLRPIESDAAKTYTIEIFKEVKEEIMKPSALIVKERLIEGELKVYKLTKYCEDGYEREVVYDPLGKTLRCSCKLFDSRGIPCSHIFYVIKEEHMDHIPRSVVFPRWMKDAKIGFLNMDSNGGV; encoded by the coding sequence ATGGAAAATAAATATCCAGAAGCAGTTGTAACAGATGGAGACGGGGCTATGAGGGAGGCTATAAAAAAATTTTATCCTGATGCGACCCATCAGTTGTGTGCTTGGCATTTAAACAAGAATGGAGGTGAAAATGTAAAGAGTTCACAATTTATTGATGGTTTTAAAAATGCAATATACTCAAATTTTACAACAGAGCAGTTTAAAGAATTTTGGTGGGAGATGGTTAAAGAGAATGAACTTGAAGGAAAAGCTTGGGTTGCCAAAACATATGAGAACAAGTCACTCTGGGCTATTGCATATCTACATGATAAGTTTTTTGGTTGTATAAGAACTACATCTCAGCGTGAAGCTGTCAATGCAATAATCAAGTCTTATGTACAGAAGAAAGggtgcatttttgaatttatgcatAATTTTGAACAAGCTTTGAGGGATTACAAAAATAATGAACTTGTTGCTGATTTTAAATCGAAGTTTTCAGATCCTGTGTTGACAACTCATCTTCGTCCGATTGAAAGCGACGCTGCTAAAACTTATACAATAGAGATTTTTAAAGAAGTAAAAGAAGAAATAATGAAGCCTAGTGCATTAATTGTAAAGGAGCGATTAATAGAAGGAGAATTGAAAGTTTATAAGTTGACAAAATATTGTGAGGATGGTTATGAAAGAGAAGTTGTGTATGATCCTTTAGGTAAAACATTGCGGTGTTCGTGTAAATTGTTTGACTCTCGCGGAATTCCATGTTCACACATATTTTACGTCATCAAAGAAGAGCATATGGATCACATTCCTCGTAGTGTGGTATTTCCGCGTTGGATGAAGGATGCCAAAATTGGTTTTCTCAATATGGATTCTAATGGGGGAGTATAA
- the LOC131604411 gene encoding protein FAR1-RELATED SEQUENCE 5-like, giving the protein MRQFVCNKNGLRDKKHLARLDREREHRCTTRTSCKSRLRVHYNKKKGKYVVSFLEEAHNHELTPTKFVHLHPGYHQISEANRAQIGSLQSHGIKTCHIMGYMVAQKGGYNDVGFTKKDLYNYSDKKMRDVIKDGDVDDALNYLKVKSSTDPMLYAEYCVNSDGRLKSLFWADGVSRSNYICFGDVLAFDTTYKKNKYNYPLVIFSGCNHHSQYSVLHWCRTKRQRRISGC; this is encoded by the coding sequence ATGAGGCAGTTTGTATGTAACAAAAATGGATTAAGAGACAAGAAGCACTTGGCTAGGTTAGATAGGGAAAGAGAACACCGATGTACAACCCGTACTAGTTGCAAATCTAGGCTCCGTGTGCATTACAATAAGAAAAAAGGGAAATATGTTGTGTCATTTCTTGAAGAGGCTCATAACCATGAATTAACCCCGACAAAGTTTGTGCATTTACACCCCGGTTACCATCAAATATCTGAGGCAAATAGAGCTCAAATTGGCAGTCTTCAATCACATGGTATCAAAACGTGTCATATAATGGGGTACATGGTTGCTCAAAAGGGTGGATATAATGATGTTGGTTTTACAAAGAAAGATTTGTACAATTATTCCGACAAAAAAATGCGTGATGTTATTAAGGATGGTGATGTTGATGATGCCTTAAATTATCTCAAAGTGAAATCATCTACGGATCCTATGCTTTATGCAGAATATTGTGTCAATAGTGATGGAAGATTGAAGTCACTTTTTTGGGCAGACGGCGTTAGTAGATCGAACTATATCTGTTTTGGTGATGTTCTTGCATTTGACACAACTTACAAGAAGAACAAATATAATTATCCCTTGGTTATATTTTCTGGTTGCAACCACCACTCACAATATTCGGTGCTGCATTGGTGTCGGACGAAACGGCAGAGACGTATAAGTGGTTGTTGA